The following coding sequences lie in one Helicobacter sp. MIT 21-1697 genomic window:
- a CDS encoding cytochrome c biogenesis CcdA family protein — MNLENALMILYNNMPFGASFLAGILTFLSPCILPLIPPYISYISGVSIRDLHSKNTAHKSHIVFTSLLFIAGFSFVFITLGIFASTAFGTFLISSWMHYIAGGIIIIFGIHFLFPFRLHFLYKSIQYDLNFARFGFLSPFVLGVGFSIGWSPCVGPILTSILTLSLLNPSYALWLMICYSAGLGLAFLLVAVFVDAGLNLLKKLTPFLRVIEIISGLLLILIGMLIIVQKTDFLLFLFS, encoded by the coding sequence GTGAATCTTGAAAATGCCCTAATGATACTCTATAATAATATGCCTTTTGGAGCGAGTTTCCTCGCTGGAATCCTCACCTTTTTAAGCCCTTGTATTTTACCCCTTATCCCCCCTTATATTTCTTATATCTCTGGCGTAAGTATCCGTGATTTACATAGCAAAAATACTGCACACAAATCTCATATTGTTTTTACTTCATTACTTTTTATTGCTGGATTTTCTTTTGTATTTATCACATTAGGAATTTTCGCCTCAACAGCATTTGGCACTTTTCTTATTTCATCGTGGATGCATTATATTGCAGGAGGAATTATCATTATTTTTGGGATACATTTTTTATTTCCCTTTAGGCTTCATTTTTTATACAAAAGCATTCAATATGATTTGAACTTTGCACGTTTTGGATTTCTTTCTCCTTTTGTACTTGGAGTTGGTTTTAGTATCGGTTGGAGTCCGTGTGTTGGTCCTATCCTCACCTCAATCCTTACTCTCTCACTTCTTAATCCCTCATATGCACTTTGGCTTATGATATGCTATTCTGCAGGATTGGGTTTAGCATTTTTGCTTGTAGCAGTTTTTGTTGATGCGGGATTAAATCTCCTGAAAAAACTTACTCCCTTTTTAAGAGTGATAGAAATTATTTCGGGGCTATTGCTTATACTCATTGGTATGCTCATTATTGTGCAAAAAACCGATTTTTTGCTCTTTTTATTTTCTTAA
- a CDS encoding metal-dependent hydrolase, with protein MLFKNATLCDYQGIKKADLRTQNGFITDIGSLQALKDENIYDVEDKLLFPAMIDLNIAPKSLSLSRKNLLALAQKALKGGVGSILLYPHTSPSCSENGSIELIKSLNKESPIHLLPAINPLDSQGKLSDISTLHNNGGKAIFTRSDIDAHNLMSIAQYAQMLHIPLICFCQDKSVADGVMNEGILSASLGLPSIPAYSQTKEVAKIAEMFKNVPIKLIFDTLVYPRSFEILQSFKATYNKDSMQFTENPQFFTQTSIHHLILDEGLCENYNTAAKLNPPLVDKNAQSQLIEMLQNGHIDTLTSLQCADFNSKKDQVFELASFGVDALEVYFSLLYTYLHKSYDISLPLISQLTSYTPAQILSLNKGALQKGKIAELFIVNPHAHFTLNDTFSPYHQHKLYGKIEAFLSNETLYTPHTKES; from the coding sequence ATGCTTTTTAAAAATGCGACACTTTGCGATTATCAAGGCATAAAAAAAGCTGATTTGCGCACACAAAATGGCTTTATCACAGATATTGGCTCACTCCAAGCCCTAAAAGATGAAAACATATACGATGTGGAGGATAAACTTTTATTCCCCGCAATGATTGATCTTAATATTGCACCAAAGAGCCTTTCTCTCTCACGCAAGAATCTCCTCGCACTTGCACAAAAAGCTTTAAAGGGAGGAGTAGGTAGCATTTTGCTCTACCCCCATACAAGTCCTTCTTGTAGTGAAAATGGCTCTATTGAACTCATTAAAAGCCTCAATAAAGAATCCCCTATTCATTTATTGCCTGCTATTAATCCGCTTGATTCTCAAGGTAAATTAAGCGATATTAGCACATTACATAACAATGGTGGAAAAGCGATTTTCACACGAAGCGATATTGATGCACACAATCTTATGAGTATTGCTCAATATGCACAAATGCTTCATATACCGCTCATATGCTTTTGTCAGGATAAATCTGTGGCTGATGGCGTGATGAATGAGGGAATTTTAAGTGCTTCGCTTGGGCTTCCTTCTATCCCTGCATATAGCCAAACCAAAGAAGTTGCTAAGATTGCTGAAATGTTTAAAAATGTGCCAATTAAGCTTATTTTTGATACTTTAGTTTATCCGCGTAGTTTTGAAATACTCCAATCCTTTAAAGCTACTTACAACAAAGATTCTATGCAATTTACAGAAAATCCACAATTTTTCACTCAAACTTCCATTCATCACCTTATTTTAGATGAGGGTTTATGTGAAAACTACAATACAGCAGCCAAGCTCAATCCGCCACTTGTGGATAAAAATGCTCAATCTCAACTCATTGAAATGCTACAAAATGGACATATTGACACGCTCACAAGTCTTCAATGTGCAGATTTTAACTCCAAAAAAGACCAAGTTTTTGAGTTAGCGAGCTTCGGGGTAGATGCGCTTGAAGTGTATTTTTCACTGCTTTATACTTATTTGCATAAAAGCTATGATATTTCACTACCGCTTATTTCACAGCTTACAAGTTACACTCCTGCACAGATTCTTAGCCTTAATAAAGGTGCATTGCAAAAGGGTAAAATCGCTGAACTCTTTATTGTCAATCCTCACGCACATTTTACATTAAATGACACTTTCTCGCCATATCATCAGCATAAACTTTATGGTAAAATTGAAGCATTTTTAAGCAATGAAACGCTTTATACTCCACATACTAAGGAATCATAA